A genome region from Triticum aestivum cultivar Chinese Spring chromosome 2B, IWGSC CS RefSeq v2.1, whole genome shotgun sequence includes the following:
- the LOC123047334 gene encoding phytosulfokine receptor 1 has product MGARCGLLGFLLVAAVLLRVRGAHALNQTCDADDLEALRAFSDGLDGKGAGAGLAGWGAGDGGSCCSWTGVSCDLGRVVGLDLSNRSLRGVISPSVASLGRLAALNLSRNSFRGQAPAGLGLLPGLRALDLSANALSGAFPSGGGGAGGFTAIEVVNVSFNEFAGPHPAFPGAANLTVLDISGNRFSGSINTTALCGAAQNLTVLRFSGNAFSGDVPAGFGRCEALSELSLDGNGLAGSLPGDLYTMPELQRLSLQDNNLSGDLDNLGNLSQLVQIDLSYNKFTGFIPDVFGRLRKLESLNLATNGFNGTLPGSLSSCPALTVVSVRNNSLSGEITLNFSRLPRLNTFDAGSNRLSGNIPASLARCAELKTLNLARNKLDGEIPESFKNLSSLLYLSLTGNGFTNLSSALQVLQDLPKLTSLVLTNNFHGGETMPMDGIKGFTSMEVLVLANCALTGTIPPWLQTLENLSVLDISWNKLHGNIPRWLGSLNNLFYIDLSNNSFTGELPESFTQMKGLISSDGSSERASTEYVPLFIKKNSTGKGLQYNQVSSFPASLILSNNLLTGPVLPGFGHLVKLLVLDLNWNNFSGRIPDELSGMSSLEKLKLAHNDLSGSIPSSLTKLNFLSEFDVSYNNLTGDIPTGGQFSTFANEGFVGNSALCLLRNASCSKKARLVEAAHRKKSKASLAAVGVGTAVGVIFVLWITYVILARVVRSRMHERNPKAVANAEDSSGSANSSLVLLFQNNKDLSIEDILKSTNHFDQAYIVGCGGFGLVYKSTLPDGRKVEIKRLSGDYSQIEREFQAEVETLSRAQHENLVLLQGYCKIGNDRLLIYSYMENGSLDYWLHERTDSGALLDWQKRLRIAQGSARGLAYLHMSCEPRILHRDIKSSNILLDENFEAHLADFGLARLVCAYDTHVTTDVVGTLGYIPPEYAQSPIATYKGDIYSFGIVLLELLTGRRPVDMCRPKGSRDVVSWVLQMRKEERETEVFHPNVHDKANEGELLRVLEIACLCVTAAPKSRPTSQQLVTWLDDIAENRSLIIQ; this is encoded by the coding sequence ATGGGGGCCCGCTGCGGCCTGCTCGGCTTcctgctcgtcgccgccgtcctgcTCCGCGTCCGCGGCGCCCACGCCCTGAACCAGACGTGTGATGCGGATGACCTGGAGGCGCTCCGGGCCTTCTCCGACGGCCTGGACGGGAAGGGCGCCGGCGCCGGGCTGGCCGGGtggggcgccggcgacggcgggtCGTGCTGCTCCTGGACGGGCGTGTCCTGCGACCTCGGGAGGGTGGTTGGGCTGGATCTCTCCAACCGCAGCCTCCGCGGCGTCATCTCCCCCTCCGTCGCCTCCCTCGGCCGCCTCGCCGCGCTGAACCTCTCCCGGAACTCGTTCCGCGGCCAGGCGCCGGCGGGGCTCGGCCTGCTCCCCGGGCTGCGGGCGCTCGACCTCAGCGCCAACGCCCTCTCCGGCGCGTTCCCGTCGGGCGGCGGGGGCGCCGGCGGGTTCACGGCGATTGAGGTGGTGAACGTCTCCTTCAACGAGTTCGCGGGGCCGCACCCTGCGTTCCCCGGCGCGGCGAACCTGACGGTCCTCGACATCTCCGGCAACCGCTTCTCGGGCAGCATCAACACCACCGCGCTCTGCGGGGCCGCGCAGAACCTGACGGTCCTGCGGTTCTCGGGGAACGCGTTCTCTGGCGATGTCCCGGCTGGCTTCGGCCGGTGCGAGGCGCTCTCCGAGCTCTCTCTCGACGGCAATGGCCTCGCGGGGAGCCTGCCGGGTGACCTGTACACGATGCCTGAACTGCAGAGGCTGAGCTTACAGGACAACAACCTCTCCGGTGACCTCGACAACCTCGGTAACCTGTCGCAGCTTGTGCAGATTGACTTGTCATATAACAAATTCACCGGCTTCATCCCTGATGTGTTTGGGAGGTTGAGGAAGCTGGAGTCCTTAAACTTGGCAACCAatggcttcaatggcacattgccCGGTTCGCTGTCAAGCTGTCCAGCGCTGACAGTGGTCAGCGTAAGGAACAATTCGCTCTCCGGTGAGATCACACTCAACTTCAGCAGGCTGCCAAGGCTGAACACTTTCGATGCTGGGTCAAATAGGCTGAGTGGTAACATACCTGCTAGCCTCGCCCGGTGCGCCGAGCTGAAGACGCTGAACCTTGCTAGGAACAAGCTTGATGGGGAGATTCCGGAGAGCTTCAAGAATTTGAGTTCATTGTTGTACCTGTCGCTGACAGGCAACGGCTTCACGAACCTGTCATCGGCACTGCAGGTCTTGCAGGATCTGCCCAAATTGACCAGCTTGGTGCTCACCAACAATTTCCATGGGGGGGAGACGATGCCAATGGATGGCATCAAAGGGTTCACGAGCATGGAGGTGCTTGTCCTGGCGAACTGCGCGCTCACCGGCACGATCCCCCCTTGGCTGCAGACCCTTGAGAACCTCAGCGTGCTGGACATTTCGTGGAACAAGCTGCATGGTAACATCCCCCGATGGTTAGGCAGCCTGAACAATCTCTTCTACATTGATCTGTCAAACAATTCGTTCACCGGGGAACTCCCCGAGAGCTTTACACAGATGAAGGGTCTGATTTCAAGTGATGGCTCAAGTGAGCGGGCATCGACCGAGTACGTCCCGTTATTTATAAAGAAGAATTCAACCGGCAAGGGCCTGCAGTACAACCAAGTCAGCAGCTTCCCGGCGTCACTGATCCTCTCCAACAACTTGCTTACTGGGCCAGTATTGCCGGGGTTTGGCCATCTTGTGAAGCTTCTTGTACTGGACCTGAACTGGAACAACTTCTCAGGGCGAATTCCTGATGAATTGTCAGGCATGTCGAGCTTGGAAAAGTTGAAGTTGGCTCACAATGATCTCAGTGGGAGCATACCATCATCTCTGACGAAGCTGAATTTCCTCTCCGAGTTTGATGTGTCATACAATAATTTGACTGGAGATATCCCAACTGGAGGCCAGTTTTCGACATTTGCGAATGAAGGCTTTGTGGGCAATTCAGCACTCTGCCTTCTTCGGAATGCGTCCTGCTCCAAGAAGGCTCGACTTGTGGAAGCAGCACACCGTAAGAAGAGCAAAGCCAGCCTTGCTGCAGTTGGAGTAGGAACTGCAGTCGGGGTTATCTTTGTCTTGTGGATTACTTATGTGATTTTGGCAAGGGTTGTTCGTTCCAGGATGCACGAGCGCAATCCAAAGGCGGTTGCTAATGCTGAAGACTCCTCAGGTTCTGCTAACTCAAGCTTGGTGCTGCTTTTCCAGAACAATAAAGATCTCAGCATTGAGGACATCTTGAAGTCCACGAACCACTTTGATCAAGCATATATAGTTGGATGTGGTGGTTTTGGCCTCGTCTACAAATCAACGCTGCCAGATGGGCGAAAGGTTGAGATCAAGCGCCTTTCAGGCGACTATTCTCAGATTGAGAGGGAGTTTCAGGCCGAAGTGGAGACACTTTCAAGGGCCCAGCATGAGAACCTTGTGTTGCTGCAGGGCTACTGCAAGATCGGCAACGACAGGCTGCTGATCTACTCATACATGGAGAATGGCAGCTTGGATTACTGGCTTCACGAGAGGACGGATAGCGGCGCGCTGCTGGATTGGCAGAAGCGGCTGCGGATAGCTCAGGGTTCAGCAAGGGGGTTGGCATACCTGCACATGTCATGTGAGCCACGCATACTACACCGAGACATCAAGTCAAGCAACATCCttctggatgagaacttcgaagccCATCTAGCAGACTTCGGACTGGCGAGGCTCGTCTGCGCATACGACACCCACGTCACCACCGATGTCGTTGGGACCCTGGGCTACATTCCTCCAGAGTATGCGCAGTCGCCCATCGCGACTTACAAGGGCGACATCTACAGCTTCGGcatcgtgctgctggagctgctcaCCGGCCGGAGGCCTGTGGACATGTGCAGGCCGAAGGGGAGCAGGGACGTCGTGTCGTGGGTGCTTCAGAtgaggaaagaggagagggagactGAGGTTTTCCACCCGAATGTGCATGACAAGGCAAATGAAGGCGAGCTGCTGAGGGTGCTCGAGATTGCGTGCCTCTGCGTAACCGCTGCCCCCAAGTCAAGGCCGACGTCGCAGCAGCTTGTCACCTGGCTTGACGACATTGCCGAAAACCGTAGCTTAATAATCCAGTGA